The nucleotide window AACAGGATGCCAAAGTACTGGTTGATGACGGCCTGGCTCCTGCTGCGGTCCTGCCGGGCTTGGATCTGTCCAGCCAGGGTCAGGTAAGTACTGCTGGCTGACCACAGGGGAGcctcccccagacccaggaccactGAGGAGGGGATCAGGGTCTCCCTGATGGGGAcacagagagggtgggtgggggcagAAGAGAGACATCGACAAAGAGCGACCcagaaagactgagagagatggagagagagatggtcaaATACCCCTGTGTGACGGGTATGTAACAGCtgtagccacgctccgtcacgACAAGGCTTCGCTCTCCACTCACGGGATACAAACGCACGAcctccgacttgccaagcgtgaccactaccagctacgccaaagaaaagctagctcttcgttgacgcgggtggcctgttacatacctgaggagcgaGTTTCATGGTTCTCACTCCGTTACACCTGCTTGATAATGGGGTTTCACGTTCCTCTGGTGACAATGACATAACATCCTTTAATCAGTTCCCACACAGACCTGAGCGCAAACTCTAAGGACTTGAACAGGCTAGTGATGTATACTTATGTATTCCATTAACGCCTTTATAACAGTTGTGGAACTACTCATATCATGGATCATCTTTGCCCGTGTGAGGTTTTACCATCCTGGGAAAAAGTTCCCCACAGTGTACATGACGTTGCAGCCCATGCAGGCCACAATGGTCCACTTGCAGCCCAGGTAGTGGATGACCAGGGGAGTGAGGAACATGGAGGACAGGATGATGGAGGCAAACTGAACGCTGGCTGATGCCACGCCAAGTCCGTCCTCCGCGTTCAGACTGCTCTGCAACCGTAAAACAAACACCTCCAGAACAGTTCGCCAAAGAGCCTTTCAGACATAGTTCTTCAGAGTAAAACAGCATTAATCAATCACCTTTATTAGTCACTTAGTCATTTGTTCTGTACGCACGTCGCACATGCACGTTTACTGTCAACACAACCTTTGACCTCATCGGCCACAGAAAGCCTGctgtggccaggctctcctgtTACTGACATCAGGAGATAGACACACCTGCAGGTTGAGGAGACTTCCTGTAGCACTGAAGAGCAGCAGGAACCCAGTGGAGATCACCAGGACGTTCTTCAAACAGCCGCCCTTCATCTTCAGCCTCGATGTTCCTGATCCTGATCAATCGTTGTCCGTCACCCAGGGATCAAAACTGCTGTCTGAGATACTTATTTCCTTTCACACTCTGATGTAAGAGTGAATGGCTACACTTTGGCCCTGCTCTAGAGCAGTTAATTTGCTCTATATCAGGGGATGACTGTAAACAGGCAGGCTTTATTGTATGTGCAGTTCTTGAACTGAGTTGGACCGTACAAAGGGAATGTGTAGACACAACGACTGACAACGACTTTTAACTCATTTTTGGAGACAAATATAGAAGCTGAAGTTCAGTTCTGTTTTTCTGTATGTCGATGTTTTATTGAAATTTTATCAATCTTGTACGCTTTGAATAATTGGCAAGTGTTAGAAAATTAcatgtatccccccccccccctagcctggatgccagccaaacttagcccgcccacaaacaaatttggtcgggaagttgggtctggggtcgctcggttggggaagaactatgtccgaacaagagctgttcggaccaatcaaattgtcagggcgggctttatacaatgatggacagatgatcaacagtaacgtaatcaaccacatcaccaaagagcgcttgggttgaattaatttcaacaaacaacatactacgtcgctctgattggttgtaggtctatccaattgagtgaagaggcatttttttccaggttcggttgaaacacgccccatactcacagcccaacggagcggtatcagactcatattctgactagaattatgagtatgacaacgtcaggctacccctgccccccccccccccaataaaaaaaaaaattaaatacatattttaataAAATATAGTAAATTATAACACCTTATTCATATAATACACATTTTATAAAATTTGATATTGACAGGGTCAGTATCTGCAGGCGAATACTGTACAAAAAGTGCAAGGAAAACCGATTGTATGTTTATAAATCAGAAACAGTGAAATTAAACATGCCGTCTTGGGAAACCGTCTACAAGCTGGTCTGAGGTGTGACATTTTTGTCCATTGCTGCTTCCGGCATGTTCCCTGAGTGTTGTTCGTAGGCCCCCTCCCccatgggaggggtggggtcagaggcgttgttagacataaaactctactgggtcaggtccctattcatatcccttttcttTCAGGCTTGctgtgcacaatgcactactaggctatataaACTccacttgcttaacccactatacaacagttcagggacgcaagtttgatatcagctgcagggacatcaatcagttaatgcgagcgcacaCATTTTTTTCGTATTCATTTGAGCGTgaatactgtttttttttagctttgtgtaatattgtttttatgttttagtcaattaagatgatcggtaggcctggCATTTATaaactgtctttggttttgtaatgttttcttagcctaactcaattctgacttgtgtgcttctgtgtgcatgctgcagtggctatttggcaagctcagaagagcgcgctgatatggttttgtgttttcagttaaacacttttacaagcgttgattgggatactgcgtagattttttccgggattatcaatctaaatgaatgcattgACTAATAAAGATAAATaaagattttactggggcacagcagatttatattgGGGCATgttccccagtaaaaagggtctaacaacgcccctgggtGGGGTTGCGCCACTCATGGTACTCCACGATGGGATACGTTACCGTGGTGAGCACCAGCATGGCCAGCAGGATATAAATCTTAAAGTCCAGGCAGATGAAGTTGCTGTAGGCAAAGCCAATGACGAAGCCCAGAGACTCCCACATGCGGTAGTTTGCAAAGGCAGCCTCCTTATCTCTGGGGAACAGCACCCCATATAGAGCTGGGGAGAACACGGAAAATGTATTTAACCAGGCAAGAGGACTGAGGTCAATGACCTCTAGGCCATGCAAACCGCACAAGGCCTCAAGTCTACAAAAGGTCTTCTACACAACTTTAATATTTAACAGTCTAACTACTGACTGTAAAGAAAGGCTGTCGACTGCAGTATCCTCACCCAGCCACTGTTTTCTATATCTAGGCTCACATAGAAAAGTCAAACACGTTTAAAACACAGTTCTGGACCTGAAATTCTAAAGATGACATGTTGAGTCTGCAATACTTTAGTGAGAAAGGTTGTTGCCAGATATTTCTGAACAAAACTTCCTTGCTGCTTGAGACTTTTGCACATgaaagatttacatttagtcatttagcagacgctcttatccagagcgacttacagtaagtgcagggacattctccccgaggcaagtagggtgaagtgccttgcccaaggacacaacgtcatttggcttgccgggaatcgaaccaacaaccttctgattaatagcccgactccctaaccgctcagccatctgacccctattTGTGTGAAGTTACAGTATGTAGTAGTCCTCTCACCGTTGGTCTGAGTCTGCCACACAGCATCTGCCAGGCCCCAGAGAGCAGGAAACACAAAGAAGACAGGAAGCTGGTCTGGGTGAGGCTTCCAGAACAACAGAGCCAGGATACAGGACAGGTTGGTGACAGCagctggaagagaggagaggagttaaCAGAACTCCACTGAAGCAGAATTTACATCCTGGGTAAAAGAGTGAAGGTTGGCCTAAAGTAAATAAGAGGCAAACATGTCACATGATTTTTTCCCAGAACAATTGTTGGACAGGGTGCCAAAGTGGAACTTGAATCGCACCGAAGTGGGTCTCATGTCCCTGTCACATGCTATACGTGTCACATATCGTGTCAAATCTTCCTACTTTATACATTCCTGGCTCTTACCTATGAAAAAGAGAGGGGCTCTGCCTGTGTATTCTGCCAGCCGGCCAAAGCCGTAGGAGCAGAGAGAATTGGAAGCTCCAAAACAAATCATGGCAAAGCCAACAAAGTGGATCCCTAGGGCGCAGGTCACATAGTTCTGTAACAAGAGCACAGCATGGAGGTCAATTCTACTTGTAGTACTCAACTGATAAGAGATAAGGAACACAAGACACTTTACTGTACTGAGTCACACCCCACCCGCCCTCTCTCACCTTGGTGTAATCTACTGAGAACAGACAAGGAAAGCAACCCACTTAACAGTGTGGAATCTATCCCCACATATTAGTGAACTCTACTGAGGAGACACTTTACAATGttgagtcaccccccccccccccctttacctTGGTGTACTCCCCAGACAGGAAGCTCTGTTCCAACCCACTGTATATGGTGAGGGGAATGAGAGTGACCACCCTCCAGTCTTTCAGCAGAAGGAACGTGGCCAGGAACGTGCTGCAGAACGGCTTGCGGTTCCCCCGGAACTCCCTCGTCTGCTCACTGTCGATGTTGTCCAGGAACACCGCCACGATGATCATGGCCAGCACGCCCACAGCGATGTAGCTGCCCACCAGCGTGTAGATCAGCTTCTGCTCAGGCCTGGTGGAGTTGGAGGTGGAGTTAAAGACGATCTCCTCGCAGGTCCCGGCTCCGCAGAGCTCCAAGTCCTCCTCAGGAATGTCCGCTGCAGCAGAACACACGCACAATGTTCTTTGACCTCGCCAGTTCCTGTGCTGTTACCAGACATGTGGTGCTCTTGATTTACATTGCCCAGAAATATTAAACCCAGAAATATTAAACGGATGGGGCAGTTCCacaagtatatgtgtgtgtggtttaagTTTGATCCTAAATCATTGTGTCATTGAGTCAATGCTGTTGCTAAGAATCAAgtggagctggttcatgcaggagacGCGAGACCTAGCGTGTTACTAGCAACGCGTCAGGGCACACcttcctaatagggcggggtatatagcaGGGATCCCGGCACTTGCATTGCTAGTGCGACACAGACGCTCTCAGTGTTCCTGCAGTTTCTTGTGTCAAACAATGTGTCCGATCGATCTGGTTCCTAGGTGGCGAGCAAAATGTGTCAGGTAAGGACGTTGGCCTACTTGGAGGATTTCTGTTGTGTGGGCTGAATCTTTTAAAAACAATTGGTCGAGTGTGGAAATGTGGACGTGATTCGGCGGGACACCCATGGGATATGTTCTGTCTGCGATacagtgttcattttaggacatcctcagatctcagactcaattctcattctcaaacgaaaaggcatcaggtctcagacaaaacgccgtcaaaccaaacgccgtcagaaaaacctctgtcattctcagacgAAATGCCGTCTGAGAATCGTTGTAGCTGTCTGTCACAGGGTAAATATGGTGCAGGAAGAGGATCATTGTGTCTTGTGATAATGAGGCACAGCGATTACGATCAACCATCCTCTGTGGCATTTGATTAAAAGGTAGTGAGACGTCT belongs to Osmerus eperlanus chromosome 8, fOsmEpe2.1, whole genome shotgun sequence and includes:
- the LOC134024908 gene encoding protein unc-93 homolog A-like, which encodes MKGGCLKNVLVISTGFLLLFSATGSLLNLQSSLNAEDGLGVASASVQFASIILSSMFLTPLVIHYLGCKWTIVACMGCNVMYTVGNFFPGWETLIPSSVVLGLGEAPLWSASSTYLTLAGQIQARQDRSRSQAVINQYFGILFLMYQSSAVWGNLLSSLVFRQDTASGADRRQLNSFQWLFTVDIITPIVLLYSGSISF
- the LOC134024903 gene encoding protein unc-93 homolog A-like; translation: MISRNTKNVLVVSIGFLSMFTAYGGLQSLQSSLNAKAGMGVASLSVIYASIILSSMFLPPILIKNLGCKWTIVVSMGCYIAYSFGNLSPGWYTLIPTSFILGMGGSPLWSAKCAYLTIAGNLQAPKDNKKSADVINQYFGIFFFIFQSSAVWGNLMSSLIFGQGTNIADIPEEDLELCGAGTCEEIVFNSTSNSTRPEQKLIYTLVGSYIAVGVLAMIIVAVFLDNIDSEQTREFRGNRKPFCSTFLATFLLLKDWRVVTLIPLTIYSGLEQSFLSGEYTKNYVTCALGIHFVGFAMICFGASNSLCSYGFGRLAEYTGRAPLFFIAAVTNLSCILALLFWKPHPDQLPVFFVFPALWGLADAVWQTQTNALYGVLFPRDKEAAFANYRMWESLGFVIGFAYSNFICLDFKIYILLAMLVLTTVTYPIVEYHEWRNPTPPMGEGAYEQHSGNMPEAAMDKNVTPQTSL